One region of Mycolicibacterium rhodesiae NBB3 genomic DNA includes:
- a CDS encoding DUF732 domain-containing protein has product MKTRLLSLITAAVVLVAGVLGGALLAAPPASALTQDEALYVTLLTDEGIGPRPGYSWNDLIFLGHAIAYDLRSGADLGVVTYRLWENAPYLDMDGASSVVAASVVAFAPELVPIYIDESPPGDMVA; this is encoded by the coding sequence ATGAAGACTCGACTTCTGTCGCTGATAACCGCCGCAGTGGTATTGGTGGCCGGCGTGTTGGGTGGGGCGCTGCTCGCGGCACCGCCGGCTTCGGCCCTGACACAGGACGAGGCGCTGTACGTCACTCTGTTGACCGACGAAGGAATCGGACCGCGGCCGGGCTATAGCTGGAACGACCTGATCTTCTTGGGTCACGCAATCGCCTATGACCTCAGGAGCGGCGCGGATCTGGGGGTCGTGACGTATCGACTCTGGGAGAACGCTCCCTACCTGGACATGGACGGCGCCTCCTCCGTGGTCGCCGCGTCCGTAGTGGCCTTCGCGCCCGAGTTGGTGCCGATCTACATCGACGAGTCGCCGCCGGGCGACATGGTCGCTTAG
- a CDS encoding nuclear transport factor 2 family protein, with amino-acid sequence MTQTPDALVTEFCKKWASPDAAELAGYFTEDGIYHNIPMDPVQGPQAIAEFIAGFTAAFDGIDFQVHKQVSGGNIVMNERTDVMRRKDGGEIALPVMGVFEVVHGKIARWSDYFDMETVTKAFA; translated from the coding sequence ATGACGCAAACCCCCGACGCGCTGGTCACCGAGTTCTGCAAGAAGTGGGCCTCCCCGGATGCGGCCGAGCTTGCCGGCTATTTCACCGAGGACGGCATCTACCACAACATCCCGATGGATCCCGTGCAGGGACCCCAAGCCATCGCGGAGTTCATCGCGGGCTTCACGGCCGCCTTCGACGGCATCGACTTTCAGGTGCACAAGCAGGTCAGCGGCGGGAACATCGTGATGAACGAGCGCACCGACGTGATGCGCCGCAAGGACGGCGGTGAGATCGCGCTTCCGGTGATGGGTGTGTTCGAGGTCGTGCACGGCAAGATCGCGCGGTGGTCGGACTACTTCGACATGGAGACGGTGACGAAGGCGTTCGCCTAA